A genomic region of Rhodohalobacter sp. 614A contains the following coding sequences:
- a CDS encoding DUF3788 family protein produces the protein MTESAFHEKNITPDEVQIREKLKQAYTPLLELRETVKKIAGETVEEWKFYGPKNGWILKTFLKKRNLFFIIIYDGFFRASFVFGEKTVSKILESDISENLKKELSKARKYAEGRGVSMIVKDNSFIVDFQKLLKFKIEK, from the coding sequence ATGACAGAAAGTGCATTTCATGAGAAAAATATTACACCTGATGAAGTTCAAATCAGGGAAAAACTAAAACAGGCTTATACGCCTCTTCTGGAACTTCGGGAAACAGTCAAAAAAATAGCCGGAGAAACAGTTGAGGAGTGGAAATTTTATGGCCCAAAAAACGGATGGATATTGAAGACATTCCTCAAAAAGAGGAACCTGTTTTTTATCATTATCTACGATGGCTTTTTTAGAGCTTCATTTGTCTTTGGAGAAAAAACTGTTTCTAAAATTCTTGAATCTGACATCAGCGAAAATTTGAAAAAGGAGTTATCTAAAGCCAGAAAATATGCCGAGGGACGCGGCGTCTCAATGATCGTAAAGGATAATTCCTTCATTGTGGACTTTCAGAAACTGCTTAAATTTAAAATTGAGAAATGA
- a CDS encoding pentapeptide repeat-containing protein: MSASYFADQTFKGLKKMDAGDYESCRFVNCILPNSDLTGIHFIECEFENCDFSSSRLYDVFFNEVAFQNCKLVGLRFEDCNEFLFSIHFHGCNLSLSSFYQINPKDISFLDCNLKEVDFTETNLSDCNFANCDLHQAIFRNTNLKKADFKSSYNFSIDPVINNINKAKFSLNGLPGLLEKYNLDIE, encoded by the coding sequence ATGTCGGCTTCATATTTCGCAGATCAAACCTTTAAAGGGCTAAAAAAAATGGATGCCGGCGACTACGAAAGTTGCCGGTTTGTTAACTGCATTTTACCAAATTCGGATCTTACGGGAATCCATTTCATTGAATGTGAATTTGAAAATTGTGATTTCAGCTCATCCAGGTTATATGATGTATTTTTCAATGAAGTTGCCTTCCAAAATTGTAAACTGGTGGGATTACGCTTTGAAGATTGCAATGAATTTCTTTTCTCTATCCATTTCCACGGCTGCAACCTGAGCCTCTCCTCTTTCTACCAAATAAATCCCAAAGACATTTCTTTTCTGGATTGTAATCTTAAAGAGGTGGATTTTACCGAAACCAATCTTTCAGATTGTAATTTTGCGAATTGCGATCTTCATCAGGCCATTTTCAGAAACACAAATCTTAAGAAAGCCGACTTCAAGTCATCGTATAATTTTTCTATTGATCCTGTCATCAACAATATCAATAAAGCCAAATTTTCCCTCAATGGATTACCCGGCCTCCTGGAAAAATATAATCTCGATATTGAGTAA
- a CDS encoding 3-oxoacyl-ACP synthase III family protein has protein sequence MRSLNRRAKITGTGSYLPSKTIKNSDLHVEFASKDSWIQKNLGIKERRIADPSEATSDLAAKAGQRAIESAGLTPPDIDLIIVATTTPDRPAPSTACIVQEKIGAFNAAAFDLAAVCSGFLYGMTVANQFIATKMYEHILVIGVDVFSRITDWERRDCIFFGDGAGAAVFSPAGDSEGFLNFRLHADGRGKFHFTIPAGGSEIPATPETLDKRLHFFEMNGRAVYETATKVLPEVILEVLDDAHLTVDDIKLVIPHQPSIKVLKEVARIINMPFEKVMTNMAHYANTSGGTIPILLDEVVRAGKINKGDLILFAAVGSGWTWGASILKWA, from the coding sequence ATGAGAAGTTTAAACAGACGGGCAAAGATCACGGGGACCGGTTCTTATCTTCCAAGTAAAACCATTAAAAACAGTGATCTTCATGTTGAATTTGCATCGAAAGATTCCTGGATTCAGAAGAACCTGGGAATAAAGGAAAGAAGAATTGCTGATCCCTCTGAGGCGACCAGTGACCTTGCAGCTAAAGCTGGGCAACGCGCAATAGAAAGTGCAGGCCTCACCCCACCGGATATCGATCTTATTATAGTAGCGACAACTACACCAGACCGGCCGGCACCATCCACGGCCTGTATTGTCCAGGAAAAAATCGGAGCGTTTAATGCCGCCGCGTTTGATTTGGCAGCGGTTTGTTCGGGTTTTTTATATGGAATGACGGTTGCCAACCAGTTTATAGCCACTAAAATGTACGAGCATATTTTGGTGATTGGAGTAGATGTTTTCTCGCGCATTACGGATTGGGAGAGAAGAGATTGTATTTTTTTCGGAGATGGTGCAGGGGCCGCTGTTTTTTCACCGGCGGGAGATTCTGAAGGATTTTTGAACTTTCGGCTTCATGCAGATGGCCGGGGAAAGTTTCACTTTACGATTCCGGCTGGGGGATCCGAAATACCGGCAACACCAGAGACACTCGATAAGCGGCTTCACTTTTTTGAAATGAACGGACGAGCTGTTTATGAAACGGCCACAAAAGTCCTTCCGGAGGTGATTCTTGAAGTTTTGGACGATGCCCATTTAACGGTTGATGACATCAAACTTGTGATTCCCCATCAACCCAGCATTAAAGTTTTGAAAGAAGTGGCGAGAATCATCAACATGCCTTTTGAAAAAGTAATGACCAATATGGCACATTATGCGAACACTTCCGGCGGTACGATTCCCATATTGCTTGACGAAGTCGTGCGGGCCGGTAAGATCAACAAAGGCGATCTGATCCTGTTTGCAGCTGTAGGAAGCGGCTGGACCTGGGGCGCTTCCATTCTGAAATGGGCTTAA
- the nfo gene encoding deoxyribonuclease IV, whose translation MKYIGGHVSAAGGVANAPIRAHEIGATGFALFTKNQRQWTAKPLTEEDIIGFKQACKAHNYPIEAVMPHDSYLINLGHPEKAGLKKSKDAFLDELQRCEQLGIQKLNFHPGSHLKKISEKECIKVIADSINEALDQTSFVKAVIENTAGQGTNMGYRFEHLAEMIERVDQKERVGVCIDTAHAFAAGYDVSTEDGFEDTFHQFEQIVGFNKLMGMHLNDSKKALGSKVDRHESLGDGLIGWTPFKMIMKDSRFDGIPLILETPNMERWAEEIEQLRTWAGDTIHPTISEKENISK comes from the coding sequence ATGAAGTATATTGGAGGACATGTCAGTGCCGCAGGTGGTGTTGCAAATGCACCCATTCGGGCACATGAAATCGGGGCGACCGGTTTTGCACTTTTTACAAAAAATCAACGCCAGTGGACCGCCAAACCGTTAACAGAAGAAGATATTATCGGGTTTAAGCAAGCTTGTAAAGCCCACAATTACCCGATAGAAGCGGTGATGCCTCACGATAGTTATTTGATTAATCTCGGGCATCCCGAAAAGGCTGGATTGAAAAAATCGAAAGATGCGTTTCTGGATGAACTGCAAAGATGCGAACAACTGGGAATACAAAAGCTGAATTTCCATCCGGGGAGTCACCTGAAAAAGATCAGTGAAAAAGAGTGCATTAAAGTGATTGCAGATTCAATCAATGAAGCACTCGATCAGACCTCTTTTGTAAAAGCTGTCATCGAAAATACGGCTGGCCAGGGAACCAACATGGGCTACCGATTTGAGCATCTTGCAGAGATGATTGAACGGGTTGATCAAAAAGAACGGGTTGGAGTTTGTATTGATACGGCTCACGCTTTTGCCGCCGGTTATGATGTTTCGACTGAAGACGGTTTTGAAGATACTTTTCATCAGTTTGAACAAATTGTAGGTTTCAACAAATTGATGGGGATGCATTTGAATGATTCCAAGAAAGCGCTGGGATCCAAAGTTGATCGCCACGAAAGCTTGGGTGACGGCCTGATCGGGTGGACTCCTTTTAAAATGATTATGAAAGATTCCCGGTTTGATGGAATCCCGCTCATTCTTGAAACACCTAATATGGAGAGATGGGCAGAGGAGATCGAACAATTACGAACCTGGGCCGGTGATACAATTCATCCCACAATTTCAGAAAAAGAAAATATTTCCAAATAA
- a CDS encoding STAS domain-containing protein: protein MNYSISEKYNCVVIDLKGRIMGGPDAETFSNEIHKLIDEGKKKIIINLENVKFMNSSGLGILIGGLNTVRKNDGDIKLCNADKRISSLLMVSQLNTVFDHHTSLDAALEAYNKE from the coding sequence ATGAATTATAGCATATCTGAAAAGTACAATTGTGTAGTCATTGATTTAAAAGGAAGAATTATGGGCGGACCGGACGCCGAAACCTTCTCTAATGAAATCCATAAATTGATTGATGAAGGCAAGAAAAAGATTATTATCAATCTTGAAAATGTGAAGTTCATGAACTCATCCGGTCTTGGAATACTCATCGGTGGATTGAATACTGTTCGAAAAAATGATGGCGACATTAAATTGTGTAATGCCGACAAACGGATTTCCAGTTTGTTGATGGTTTCTCAGTTGAATACTGTATTTGATCATCATACGAGCCTTGATGCCGCACTTGAGGCTTATAATAAAGAATAA
- a CDS encoding STAS domain-containing protein produces the protein MLTIEKKSANELKFIGRLDASQVEKAANHLSKKEETITIDMSDLDYISSMGLSILVNTYKRLSENGHSVKLKHLNNHVRAVFKYTRLDQVFIIE, from the coding sequence ATGCTTACTATCGAAAAAAAGAGTGCGAATGAACTGAAGTTTATTGGCCGTTTAGATGCAAGCCAGGTAGAAAAAGCTGCAAACCATCTTTCAAAAAAAGAAGAGACGATTACGATAGATATGTCGGACCTAGATTACATTTCCAGTATGGGATTGAGCATTTTGGTTAATACCTATAAGCGGTTGAGTGAAAACGGACACTCAGTTAAATTAAAGCACTTGAATAATCACGTAAGAGCCGTTTTTAAATATACCCGCCTCGACCAGGTTTTTATTATTGAATAG
- a CDS encoding YfcC family protein encodes MKFKVPHTLALLFFLMVAALILTWIVPSGHFETFENEAGREVVVPNSFDTIPDKEYLPVTSLFTVVPRAFADAQGIIFFVLIIGGSLAVIRQTGAIDALLGKILNTFGNQPGPLLFLMMIAFAAASATLGMAEEYIPFAIILVSLCIALNLDAITAIGTMVVGYGIGYGVAVLNPFTLLIAQDIAELTPTSGMWYRLILAVPLLVVGFHHVWSYAKRVQKDPESSLMKGIEQDEHENMSYPAMDTKKILVLGITLIALVLVIIGIWLWHWYIIELGAIFFALAIIAGIIGGLGVNDTASVFSKGAAELTGTALLIGLARSIALLMEDAQILHTVVNGLATPLSYAGAEIAAVGMLFVQSILNFFIPSGSGQAFVTMPLMAPIGDIVGVSRQVAVLCYQLGDGLMNMIVPTNAVLMGILGLANIPYERWFRFIYPLMIKLLVICAVAIAIAVWIGYS; translated from the coding sequence TTGAAATTTAAAGTTCCTCACACTCTCGCCCTTCTGTTCTTTCTGATGGTTGCTGCATTAATCCTCACATGGATTGTTCCCTCGGGACATTTTGAAACGTTTGAAAATGAAGCCGGTCGGGAAGTGGTGGTCCCCAACTCATTTGATACCATACCGGACAAAGAGTATTTACCGGTTACATCTCTATTCACAGTGGTTCCAAGAGCATTCGCGGATGCACAGGGAATTATCTTTTTCGTTTTGATTATTGGCGGATCGCTGGCTGTAATTCGCCAAACCGGGGCGATTGATGCGTTGCTTGGAAAAATTCTTAATACATTTGGCAATCAACCCGGCCCTCTTCTTTTTCTTATGATGATAGCATTTGCAGCCGCATCCGCCACTTTAGGAATGGCCGAAGAATACATTCCTTTTGCGATTATACTGGTTTCATTATGCATCGCACTGAACCTGGATGCCATCACTGCTATCGGCACAATGGTGGTGGGTTACGGAATTGGATATGGGGTTGCCGTCCTCAATCCATTTACACTTCTTATCGCGCAGGATATTGCAGAACTCACCCCAACGTCCGGAATGTGGTATCGCCTGATTTTGGCAGTTCCGTTACTCGTGGTCGGATTTCATCATGTCTGGTCGTATGCAAAACGGGTCCAGAAAGATCCCGAGTCCAGTTTAATGAAAGGAATTGAGCAAGATGAACATGAAAACATGAGCTATCCTGCAATGGATACAAAAAAAATACTCGTACTGGGCATTACACTTATTGCGCTTGTATTGGTGATTATCGGCATATGGCTGTGGCACTGGTATATCATTGAACTTGGCGCCATCTTTTTTGCCCTCGCCATCATTGCAGGAATCATCGGTGGATTGGGAGTGAACGATACCGCTTCCGTTTTCTCAAAAGGAGCTGCTGAATTAACCGGTACAGCGTTGCTGATCGGATTGGCACGATCCATCGCCCTGCTGATGGAAGACGCCCAAATCTTGCATACGGTCGTTAATGGACTCGCAACTCCCCTCTCCTATGCCGGGGCTGAAATTGCTGCCGTTGGCATGTTATTCGTCCAAAGTATTTTGAATTTCTTCATTCCTTCTGGAAGCGGACAGGCTTTTGTAACCATGCCGTTGATGGCCCCCATCGGCGACATCGTTGGCGTTTCCCGACAGGTTGCCGTTTTATGCTATCAACTGGGGGATGGTTTAATGAATATGATTGTACCCACAAACGCCGTTTTAATGGGAATTCTCGGACTGGCCAACATTCCCTACGAACGTTGGTTCCGGTTTATCTATCCCTTGATGATAAAACTGCTTGTTATCTGTGCAGTGGCTATCGCCATCGCGGTTTGGATTGGTTATTCATAA
- a CDS encoding ATP-binding protein yields the protein MKSEKTFTRSINELENIFSFLEVNGERFHMNERNLHDLELSVEEIFTNMVRHNSSSNQAIEISIELDDGQILTCLTDHEDTPFDFTQLGEIDFEEYIAKKKSGGLGIFLVKELMDEVRFEHLNGKSKITIIKKA from the coding sequence ATGAAAAGTGAAAAAACTTTTACCAGAAGCATTAATGAATTAGAAAATATTTTCAGTTTCCTGGAAGTTAATGGAGAGAGATTTCATATGAATGAAAGGAACCTTCATGATCTTGAACTTTCGGTTGAAGAAATTTTCACAAATATGGTTCGTCATAATTCGAGCTCCAACCAGGCTATTGAAATATCGATAGAGCTTGATGACGGACAGATTTTAACTTGCTTAACTGATCACGAAGACACGCCTTTTGATTTTACTCAACTCGGTGAGATTGATTTTGAAGAATATATAGCCAAAAAAAAATCCGGCGGCTTAGGAATTTTTCTTGTGAAAGAATTGATGGATGAAGTGAGATTTGAACACCTGAACGGGAAGTCGAAAATCACAATAATAAAAAAAGCTTGA
- the polA gene encoding DNA polymerase I — MSKKKLFLLDGMALAYRAHFAFINSRLKNSEGIPTGPILGFANTVEKMLEEDKPTHIAVAWDTHEPTFRHKMDEEYKANRPPQPEELKVGIPLMKEMLKAWGIPCIEQHGYEADDIIGTIANGANADDVDVMLVTPDKDFMQLVHDHIKMMKPDNKDGGFNIIDREGVKDYFGVYPEQVIDVLAMIGDTSDNIPGVPGIGKKGAPKLIKKYGSLAAAIQDAPNISGKRAREGLTEFADQALLAKEMVTIKTDVPDVEDWEKLEWKGPDNKKLGLFFKRMEFRTLTRKYLGEQGPVAEKSGDQVDLFGSFKEEAPKQELDEEKVNYELINTIEKLKKVVQIFQDKSEFCFDTETDGPDPVIANLVGIALSAMPGSGYYVPVNVEGGLDEREVIDIIRPVFENPDSIKIAHNYKFDYLILSRAGIDIKGKAFDTMVAAYLVDATQKLKMDELSKGLLNYKPVPIEELIGKGKAQKSMADLSPDDVYLYACEDADITLRLHEILSKQLKKDELEEIAFNVDFPLMEVLADMEYKGVKLDTEMLAGFSKELESDLLELEKEIYEKAGEEFNINSPQQLGVILFEKLELPAGKKTKTGQYSTAESVLTNLAAKYEMPSLILDYRQLTKLKSTYVDALPALIKPETGRVHTDFNQSVAATGRLASSNPNLQNIPIRTERGREIRKAFIAEEGYKLMSADYSQVELRVIAHIAQDQAMIEAFINDEDIHSRTAKEIFSLDSIDEVTPDHRRKAKEVNFGIPYGVSAYGLASRLGIENSEGKEMIDQYFERFPKILTYINDTKAFAREHGYVKTMMGRRRYIPDIKSGNWNVRGFAERVAINMPIQGTAADIIKLAMINIHNWLEENQKQSRMLLQVHDELVFEIHESELDEVPAKIQELMESAVDLVVPLKVDTGIGENWLEAH; from the coding sequence ATGTCAAAAAAGAAACTCTTTCTACTCGACGGAATGGCGCTTGCATACCGGGCACATTTCGCATTTATCAATAGCCGGCTAAAAAACTCGGAGGGAATTCCGACCGGGCCAATTCTTGGTTTTGCAAATACGGTGGAAAAGATGCTCGAGGAGGACAAGCCCACGCACATCGCCGTGGCCTGGGATACGCATGAACCGACTTTCCGCCACAAAATGGATGAGGAGTACAAAGCCAATCGTCCGCCGCAACCGGAAGAACTGAAAGTTGGCATTCCTCTGATGAAAGAGATGTTAAAGGCGTGGGGAATTCCCTGTATTGAACAACACGGGTATGAAGCGGATGACATTATCGGGACAATTGCAAACGGTGCCAATGCCGATGACGTGGACGTGATGTTGGTGACGCCGGACAAAGATTTTATGCAGCTCGTTCATGATCACATTAAAATGATGAAACCCGATAACAAGGACGGCGGTTTCAATATTATCGATCGGGAAGGGGTGAAAGATTATTTCGGAGTTTATCCTGAACAAGTTATTGATGTGCTGGCGATGATTGGAGATACATCCGATAATATCCCGGGCGTTCCGGGTATCGGCAAAAAAGGCGCTCCAAAGTTAATTAAAAAATATGGTTCGCTGGCAGCGGCCATTCAGGACGCTCCCAACATTTCAGGAAAGAGGGCGCGTGAAGGTCTGACGGAATTTGCCGACCAGGCACTTTTAGCCAAGGAGATGGTCACAATCAAAACAGATGTGCCGGATGTTGAAGATTGGGAGAAGCTGGAGTGGAAAGGACCGGATAACAAGAAATTGGGCCTTTTCTTCAAAAGAATGGAATTTCGAACATTAACGCGAAAATATTTGGGTGAACAAGGTCCGGTTGCTGAAAAAAGCGGTGACCAGGTTGACTTGTTCGGCTCGTTTAAAGAAGAGGCGCCCAAACAGGAATTGGATGAAGAGAAGGTTAACTATGAGTTGATAAACACTATTGAGAAGTTGAAAAAAGTTGTACAGATCTTTCAGGACAAGAGCGAATTCTGCTTTGATACGGAAACGGATGGGCCCGATCCGGTGATCGCCAATTTAGTTGGAATTGCACTTTCAGCTATGCCTGGTTCAGGGTATTACGTTCCGGTGAACGTAGAAGGCGGACTTGATGAAAGGGAAGTGATAGATATTATTCGCCCGGTTTTTGAGAATCCCGATTCCATTAAAATTGCCCATAATTACAAGTTCGATTATTTGATTTTATCGCGGGCGGGAATTGATATCAAAGGAAAAGCATTTGATACGATGGTTGCGGCTTATCTTGTGGATGCTACTCAGAAATTGAAAATGGACGAACTTTCCAAGGGATTGCTGAATTACAAACCGGTTCCGATTGAAGAGCTGATCGGGAAAGGGAAAGCTCAAAAGTCGATGGCAGATTTGAGTCCGGATGATGTGTATTTGTACGCCTGCGAAGATGCGGATATTACTCTTCGATTGCATGAAATTTTAAGTAAACAGCTTAAGAAAGATGAGTTGGAAGAGATCGCCTTCAACGTGGATTTTCCCCTGATGGAAGTGCTGGCTGATATGGAGTATAAAGGTGTTAAGCTGGATACGGAGATGCTCGCCGGGTTTTCTAAAGAGCTGGAAAGTGATTTGTTGGAGCTTGAAAAAGAGATTTATGAAAAAGCAGGAGAGGAATTCAACATAAATTCACCTCAACAGTTGGGTGTGATTTTGTTTGAAAAGCTGGAGTTGCCCGCAGGAAAAAAAACCAAAACCGGTCAGTATTCAACGGCAGAATCGGTATTGACGAATCTTGCAGCGAAGTACGAAATGCCAAGTTTGATTCTGGATTACCGGCAGTTGACGAAACTGAAATCAACTTATGTGGATGCTCTTCCGGCGCTGATAAAACCGGAAACCGGTCGCGTGCATACGGATTTTAACCAAAGTGTAGCGGCAACGGGACGATTGGCCTCCTCTAATCCAAACCTTCAAAATATCCCGATTCGAACCGAACGTGGTCGGGAAATCCGAAAGGCGTTTATTGCTGAAGAAGGATATAAGTTGATGTCTGCTGATTATTCCCAGGTTGAGCTTCGGGTGATTGCGCATATCGCCCAAGACCAGGCGATGATCGAGGCGTTTATTAATGACGAGGATATTCATTCCAGAACCGCAAAGGAGATTTTCAGCCTTGATTCGATTGACGAAGTAACACCCGATCACCGGCGAAAAGCCAAGGAAGTGAATTTTGGGATTCCGTATGGTGTGAGTGCGTACGGATTGGCCTCTCGCTTGGGAATTGAGAACAGTGAAGGAAAAGAAATGATCGATCAGTATTTCGAGCGGTTTCCAAAAATTCTGACTTACATTAATGATACAAAGGCTTTTGCACGCGAACATGGCTATGTAAAAACCATGATGGGCCGGCGGCGGTATATTCCGGATATCAAATCGGGCAACTGGAATGTGCGCGGATTTGCCGAGCGAGTCGCGATCAATATGCCGATCCAGGGAACAGCGGCTGATATTATTAAACTGGCAATGATCAACATTCACAACTGGCTGGAAGAAAACCAGAAACAGAGCCGAATGCTGCTACAGGTACATGATGAGTTGGTGTTTGAAATCCACGAAAGCGAATTGGATGAAGTGCCGGCAAAAATCCAAGAGTTAATGGAATCGGCAGTGGATCTTGTTGTTCCATTGAAAGTAGATACCGGAATTGGCGAGAATTGGTTGGAAGCTCATTAG
- a CDS encoding DUF3303 domain-containing protein — protein sequence MTYMIIETFKPGQVNEIYKRLEEKGRMQPEGLTYIHSWIDENMEKCYQVMETDSEEKIHQWISNWDDVMEFKIVPVISSEEAKNKALS from the coding sequence ATGACATACATGATCATTGAAACTTTCAAACCGGGACAAGTCAATGAGATTTACAAACGACTTGAAGAGAAAGGACGCATGCAACCGGAAGGGCTCACCTATATCCATAGCTGGATTGATGAGAACATGGAAAAATGCTACCAGGTAATGGAAACGGATTCCGAAGAAAAAATTCACCAGTGGATCTCAAACTGGGACGATGTAATGGAGTTTAAAATTGTACCGGTGATTTCTTCAGAAGAGGCGAAAAATAAAGCCTTGTCCTAA